The following nucleotide sequence is from Syntrophobacterales bacterium.
TCGCTTGGCAGCCGTTGGCATTTGGAGGCAGATTTTAATCTGTCTCCAAATGCCGCTGATTTCATGGGGAGGTGATTTATGTTTCTGTTTGTTCAGCAATGGGAAATCATCAAGGGCAAGGAGGATGATTACTCGACTTTTATTTTGCGGAAACATCTGCCTGCCATGGCGAAGGTGGGTCTCAACATCATTGGCGGATTCCATGTCATTCTGGGATCCGGCCCGCGGATCACCTCCGCGGCAATGGCCGATGATTTTTTGAGCATGCAGATGGCCTGGCAGAGAGAGGAATTTATTGAAGTAACCAAAGAGCTGAACAACTATGTTGCCAATTACAGCAATGCCGTTCTCAAGGATACGGGCCGCGTGGATATGGCCAATTACGGCCTGGCTCTCGGAACGTGGCGGTTTAACCAGTACTTCAAGCTCGTTCGAGGCACGGAAGCCGCATACACGGACTTCCTGAAGAATGAATATCTGCCGATGCTGGCAAAAGTAGGCATCCGGGTCCAGGCAGAGTGGCAGGTCATCATCGGCAACACCCTTCGCCTGATCCTGGAAGGGCTGACCACCAATCTGGTGGAGGTTGCGCAAGCAATGATGACGGATGAGTACCGCCGGCTAAGACGTCGTCTGCTGGCCAATTTTGCAAAAGACTACAGCAGCAGAATTCTGGCGCCGACAGGCAGAGTGGAGATGGCCTATCTACTGAGCGGAATTACAAAATCACTGTAACTTATGAATTTTTTTGTTTATCAAAATCATCTCATAAGCGCATAAGCTACTAATGCATGAGGAGACTGGAAAATGGAACAGTGGCTTTACCGTTTTGAAGAACTGGGGATGGAATTCAACGACCTGGTGGGGAAAAAATGCGCCAACCTGGGCGAAATGAGCAAACTCGGCATGAGAGTGCCCTACGGTTTTGCCATCTCGGTGCAGGGATTCGAGGCCTTCATGAATCTTACGGGCCTTGCCGGCCAGATCAGGGAGCGCATCGAACCGCGCCGGGAAATCCTGAAAAAGGTGGAGGTCTGTCAGGAAGAAAGCCGCGTGGTTCAGCGCCTCATTGAATCCACTGCCATGCCGGAGTCGATGAGGAAGGAAATAGTGGATTATTACCGGGAGCTCTGCAAAAAGGTGGGCCGAGCCGATCTGCCGGTGGCGGTCCGCTCCAGCGGCATCGTCAGCATGCCCGGACAGATGGATACGTATCTCAATATCAGCGGCGATGACAATGTCATTGAATATATAAAGAAGGTCTGGAGCAGCGCCTACACGGTGCGCGCCATGATGTACCGGATCGAAAGAAATCTCCCTGTGGAGTGGGCGCCGATCGGAGTGGCGGTAATGATGCTGGTCGATGCGAAAGCGGCCGGCGTTGTCCTGACCGTATTGCCCACTACGGGCGACACCACCCAGGTGATAATTGAGGGCAACTGGGGCCTCGGAGAGAGCGTCGTCAGCGGCGAGATCACCCCCGATTCCTTCACCCTGGAAAAAGAGAATATGCAGATCACCGGCCGTCACGTTTGCCGCAAGCAGGGAATGGTGATTAGGGAAGCCTCCGGCACCGTTTACTCCCAGGTGCCGGAAGAATTGCAGGAAAAACCCTGCCTCAATGATGACGAACTGCTCGCGCTCGCCGAAATCGCCCTCTCTGTCGAAAAGCATTTTGGGATGCCCCAGGATATGGAATGGGTAATTGATAAAAATCTCCCCTTTCCGGAAAACATCTTCTGGGTTCAGGCCCGGC
It contains:
- a CDS encoding PEP/pyruvate-binding domain-containing protein; its protein translation is MEQWLYRFEELGMEFNDLVGKKCANLGEMSKLGMRVPYGFAISVQGFEAFMNLTGLAGQIRERIEPRREILKKVEVCQEESRVVQRLIESTAMPESMRKEIVDYYRELCKKVGRADLPVAVRSSGIVSMPGQMDTYLNISGDDNVIEYIKKVWSSAYTVRAMMYRIERNLPVEWAPIGVAVMMLVDAKAAGVVLTVLPTTGDTTQVIIEGNWGLGESVVSGEITPDSFTLEKENMQITGRHVCRKQGMVIREASGTVYSQVPEELQEKPCLNDDELLALAEIALSVEKHFGMPQDMEWVIDKNLPFPENIFWVQARPAKFTKADKSKDVDYIINLMVGMFD